In one Rhopalosiphum padi isolate XX-2018 chromosome 3, ASM2088224v1, whole genome shotgun sequence genomic region, the following are encoded:
- the LOC132928066 gene encoding uncharacterized protein LOC132928066 yields MVNKPHGQLYCCNSACHCHPYYENMVPVHKIVYAVTMLASLVLKTRQWLEKCLQYTDHSTVTQRSEIEFRLYAAAAETKYLAGELTFLGIVVNHTTGTADQVEMLIDVYDVCFRRFKKIMKCVRWIEMLRSEGKHDNDGRGSLVFP; encoded by the exons atgGTTAATAAACCACACGGACAGTTATATTGTTGCAACAGCGCGTGCCATTGTCATCCGTATTATGAGAACATGGTGCCTGTACACAAAATCGTGTACGCCGTGACGATGCTCGCCAGTCTGGTACTCAAGACGCGTCAATGGTTGGAAAAATGCCTACAATATACCGATCATTCAACTGTCACACAAAGATCCGAAATCGAATTTAg ACTGTATGCCGCCGCTGCCGAGACGAAGTATCTGGCCGGTGAACTGACATTTTTAGGAATTGTCGTAAATCATACCACCGGTACGGCGGATCAGGTCGAAATGCTCATTGACGTCTATGATGTGTGTTTTAGACGTTTCAAAAAGATAATGAAATGTGTGCGTTGGATTGAAATGCTGCGGAGCGAAGGAAAACATGATAACGATGGCCGAGGTAGTCTTGTCTTTCCATGA